From one Humulus lupulus chromosome 8, drHumLupu1.1, whole genome shotgun sequence genomic stretch:
- the LOC133794499 gene encoding casein kinase 1-like protein 2 yields the protein MEARVGGKFRLGRKIGSGSFGEIYLGTNIQTNEEVAIKLENVKTKHPQLLYESKLYKILQGGTGIPNVRWFGTEGEYNVLVMDLLGPSLEDLFNFCSRKLSLKTVLMLADQMINRVEFVHSKSFLHRDIKPDNFLMGLGRRANQVYIIDFGLAKKYRDSSTHQHIPYRENKNLTGTARYASMNTHLGIEQSRRDDLESLGYVLMYFLRGSLPWQGLKAGTKKQKYEKISEKKVQTSIESLCRGYPTEFASYFHYCRSLRFDDKPDYAYLKRLFRDLFIREGFQFDYVFDWTILKYQQSQIATPPTRAVVSGAGPSSGIPPAIANADNRHTGLEDGRPAGWASGDPSRRRHSGPMVNTGSLLRQKSPVANDPPMSKDAMLSSSHFIRSSGTSRRPAVSSSRDPGVITSESDFSRPQNTDASPGTLRKIPSGQRSSPIVSSEQNRTSSSSRNVSNMKNLESTLRGMESLNFNNDERVQY from the exons ATGGAAGCTCGAGTTGGAGGCAAGTTTCGACTCGGCCGGAAGATCGGTAGCGGATCGTTTGGAGAGATCTATCTCG GTACTAATATTCAAACGAATGAAGAGGTTGCGATAAAGCTT GAAAATGTCAAGACGAAGCATCCCCAATTGCTATATGAATCAAAGTTGTACAAAATATTACAAGGAGGAA CTGGAATTCCAAATGTAAGATGGTTCGGGACTGAAGGAGAGTACAATGTTCTCGTGATGGATTTACTGGGACCTAGTCTTGAGGATTTATTCAACTTCTGCAGTAGGAAATTATCTCTGAAGACTGTTCTCATGCTTGCCGATCAGATG ATCAACCGAGTGGAGTTTGTTCATTCAAAATCATTTCTACATCGAGATATCAAGCCTGATAATTTCCTCATGGGTTTAGGGAGGCGTGCAAATCAG GTCTACATCATAGACTTTGGTCTTGCAAAGAAGTATAGAGATAGCTCAACTCATCAGCATATTCCTTACAG AGAAAATAAGAATTTGACGGGAACTGCTAGATATGCTAGTATGAATACCCACCTTGGCATTG AGCAAAGCCGAAGGGATGATTTAGAATCACTTggttatgttcttatgtattttttAAGAGGAAG TCTTCCATGGCAGGGACTGAAAGCAGGAACTAAGAAACAGAAGTATGAGAAGATCAGTGAGAAGAAAGTTCAAACTTCTATTGAG TCCTTGTGTCGTGGTTATCCTACAGAATTTGCATCGTACTTCCACTATTGTCGATCTCTACGGTTTGATGATAAACCAGACTATGCCTATTTAAAGAGACTCTTTCGTGATCTTTTCATTCGTGAAG GTTTTCAGTTTGATTATGTTTTCGATTGGACCATCTTGAAATACCAGCAATCCCAAATTGCCACTCCCCCCACTCGTGCCGTT GTGTCTGGTGCGGGACCAAGCTCTGGCATACCTCCAGCTATTGCAAATGCTGATAACAGACACACCG GTTTGGAAGACGGTAGACCTGCAGGTTGGGCATCTGGAGATCCCTCTCGTAGGAGACACTCTGGTCCTATGGTAAATACTGGAAGCTTGTTGAGACAAAAAAGTCCAGTTGCAAATGATCCACCCATGTCAAAAGATGCAATG TTATCTAGCTCACATTTCATTCGCTCAAGCGGAACATCAAGGCGGCCTGCTGTCTCAAGCAGCCGTGATCCAGGGGTGATCACAAGTGAGTCTGATTTTTCACGCCCTCAAAACACTGATGCAAGCCCAGGAACACTACGTAAAATTCCAAGCGGTCAGAGAAGCTCACCTATTGTGTCATCGGAGCAGAACCGAACATCTTCTTCTTCAAGAAATGTTTCGAACATGAAGAACTTAGAGTCCACTCTTAGAGGCATGGAGAGCCTGAATTTTAACAATGATGAGAGGGTGCAGTATTAG
- the LOC133794500 gene encoding uncharacterized protein LOC133794500, whose protein sequence is MENFRSRSCRDGGGGGGGMQMEVYNGNRAAPTSMRDLRCYSANYAGSSAPAPAPGPPSANEAKIKKAKSSVGSTSKSWSLNDPELQRKKRVAGYKAYAVEGKMKGSFRKSFRWIKSTYTQVIYGWR, encoded by the coding sequence ATGGAGAACTTCAGATCTCGGTCGTGCAGAGATGGCGGCGGCGGCGGAGGGGGGATGCAGATGGAGGTTTACAACGGGAACAGAGCAGCTCCGACGAGCATGCGCGATCTGAGGTGCTACAGCGCCAATTACGCCGGTTCTTCGGCTCCGGCACCGGCACCGGGTCCTCCGTCAGCGAACGAGGCGAAGATCAAGAAAGCGAAAAGCAGTGTTGGGTCGACCTCGAAGAGCTGGAGCTTGAACGATCCTGAGTTGCAGAGGAAGAAAAGGGTGGCTGGGTATAAGGCTTACGCCGTTGAGGGGAAGATGAAAGGTTCTTTTCGAAAAAGCTTCAGGTGGATCAAAAGTACTTACACTCAAGTCATCTATGGCTGGCGCTGA